The nucleotide sequence ACCAGCGGCGCGCGATCCCCGTCGTCACCACGATCACGTTCCAGGTCGGGGTCTCGGGAGTCGCCTCCCGCTCGCGATTCACGACGCCGACCCGCAGCGCCTGGGTGCGGAGGATCGCCTGGGCGATCGGGCGGACGGCGAGCGTCTTCCCCGTCCCCGTCCCGGCGACGATCCCGAACCCCGCCCCCGATGCCGCGAGCGCCCGCACCTCGGCGCCATGCTCGCGCTCGATGACGGTCTCGATCTGGAGGGCGAGCGCGAGCTCGATCGTCTCGCACGCGGCGCGCGTGGGGGCGATGACGATCACGCGCCCCGTCGGCGGCTCGGCCGCTACGAAGGCGTCGTGGTCTGGCGGGAGTGAATGGTCATGGACGGCGCGGAGCACGCCGTAATCTAGTCGATCGGCTTGCCGCGCTTGCGCCCCTTCGCTTCGCGCTCGCCCTTCCCGTCCTTCCCGTCCTTCCCGTCCTTCACGTCCTTCACGTCCTTCACGTCCTTCGGATCGCGCCGGCTGCGCGCCCCGTCCTCGGGAAAGATCACCCGCCCATTCGGCGGCCGGTTCCGGATTGCCGTCGCGCAATCGGTGGGGGCCGGCTGCTGCGCCGGCGGCACGTTGTCGATCCAGATGCGGCACATCCCGGCGGGTGGCAGGTGGCTCTCCGGAATCGACTCCCGGGCAGCCCCCTTCTTGCCGGCCGGCACGAGCGACCGGACCGGGAGAGGGTTCTGCCCCTCCGCCCGATTCGGCGCCATCGCCAGCGCCGCCATCGCCACGAGTGAGATCCAGCCGATTCGAGAGACCACCACCACTCCCTGCTCGAGAAGTGTCGCGCTTCGGGGGCGCAGACGTGCACAGAAGGTGCCGATGCCGCCCGGATGCGCTCGAGCTGCTCTAACCCACATCAGTTCAACGTCTTACCCGGTACGTCGCCATCGGTGCCGCTCCCCGCACCGTCCCTCAGGGCAGACGATCGGGGAGGACAGGGGGACACCCCCTAGTCGCCGAAGGAGATCCCGGTCGCGCGCGCCGTCCGCACGATGTCGTGGTTGACATCCACTCGCTTCGGCTGCCTCAGCGCCTCGGTGAACGGGACCGTCACGATGTGCGGCGACTGCAGGGCGACCATGTGCCCCCACTTCCCCTGCTCCACCGCCTCGATCACCGCCCCCCCGAATCGCGTCGCGAGGAGCCGGTCGTACCCCGTGGGCCCGCCACCACGCTGCAAGTGGCCGAGGACGAGCGAGCGCGACTCCTTCCCCGTCCGCGTCTGGATCTCCCAGGCCAGCCGGCCCGCAATCCCCCCGACGCGCTTGTCCTGGCCCGGGAGCGAATCGCCGAGGATCGACTCCTGCCCCCCGACCGGAAAGGCCCCCTCGGCGACCACCACGATCGAGAAGTGCCGCCCGGCGCGGTCGCGCGCGCGCACCTTGGCGCAGACCTTCTCGATGTCGAACGGGATTTCCGGGATGAGGATCACGTCGGCCGTCCCCGCCACGCCGGCATGGAGCGCGATGAACCCGGCGTGACGCCCCATCACCTCCATCACGATGACGCGATCGTGGCTCTCGGCGGTGGTGTGGAGCTTGTCGATCGCCTCGATGGCCGTGTTCACGGCGGTGTCGAAGCCGAAGGTCGTGATGGTGCCGCTCACGTCGTTGTCGATGGTCTTGGGGACGCCCACGATCCTCATCCCCCGCTCGAACAGCCGTTGCGCGATACTCAACGAACCGTCGCCGCCGATCGTCACGATCGCGTCGATCCCCATCCGCCGGGCATTCTCGAAGATCTCGTCGGAGCGGTCGACCTCGATGAACGACCCGTCCGCCTGGCGTACGGGGAACTCGAAGGGGTTTCCCCGGTTCGTCGTGCGCAGGATCGTCCCGCCCAGGTGAGCGATGCCGCGCACGGCGTCGCGAGTGAGCGGGATGATGTCATCCTCGCCTAACAATCCGTAGTAGCCGCGACAGATGCCCAGCACGTCCCAGCCGCGGCTGGTGGCAGAGAGGACGGCGGCACGAATGACGGCATTGAGCCCCGGTGCGTCGCCGCCACCGGTTGAGAGTGCGATGCGCATCTCGGACAGAGGGGGTGAGGAACGGGCGAGGGAAGCGCGGACCTCCCCGGGCGATGGCATCCCTCCACCCCCGGGCGCCCTCGCGTCCCTGCCCGGATGCTGCGAGTGCTGCGTCAAAGGTAAACGATTCCCGTGCGGTCACGCCGCGCAGCGGTGCCCGGCGGCGGCGCCCCGCTCACCGCGGAACCTGCACCCCGGCCAGGTTGGCCAGCATCCGGATGATGGAGTCCTGCCTGACGGCCACGGTCCGCAGCGAGTCGATCTGGTCCTGCAGCTCCTGCTGCGCAAGCCGGATGTCGTTGAACGACTCGCCGAGCTCGGAGATGGCCTGCGCCGTCTGCAGGTCCTGCTGCGAGGGAGGGGCACACGCCGCCACTCCGAGGAGCGCGCTCGCCACCCCGGCCCCGAGTCGCCGTCGCATGGGATTGTGCGTCATGGAGGCGGATTATGGCCTCACGCGGGGAGGCGCGTAAGCTCCCCGGGGCTCGCGACGTCCGGACGACGTGCGCTGAGGGCCGTCCAGCGGCCCGGCAACGGATTGGGGGGTGCGGCAACGCCATGATGACGCGGACTGCTCGCGGGGGCGCCATCCTCGAGGCGTTCCCCAAGGAGCCCCCATGCGCGCCGGATACACGCTGGTCGAGAGCACCGTCGTCCTCGCCGTCATCGGCATCATCTCGTCGATGGCCATCCCCGCAATCGCCCGCCTGCGGGACCGCGCCGCCGTGCATGGCGCAACCTCGGCGCTCACCTCCACCCTGGCCGATGCCCGGCACCACGCATCGCGATGGCAGCGCCACACCGCGGTTCGCTTCGACACCGCCGCGGGGCGCGTCGTGGTCCACGCCGGGAGCGATACGCTCGCGCGCGCCATGCTGCACGACGTCTTCGGCGTCACCCTCGCGACCACGCGTGACTCCATCGCCTTCTACCCCAGCGGACTCGGATTCGGCGCCGCCAACACCCGCCTCATCGTCGGGCGCGGGGCGGCGGCGGAGACCGTCACCGTCTCCCGGGCGGGGCGGGTCAAGCGGTGAGTGACCGTGCCGCGCTCGCGTCCCGTCAGGACTCCACCGCGACCGTCCCGAAATCGTAACCCGGGATCGAGATCCGTTCGATGGGCTGTCCCAGGACCCGCTCGATCGTGCGCACCATGGCGATCTCGTCAGCCGCCATGAAGGTGAAGGCGTCGCCGGAGGATGCGGCGCGCCCGGTGCGTCCGATCCGGTGGACGTAGTCCTCGGCTTGCGAGGGAACGTCGTAGTTGATGACGTGCGTGATCCCCGAGATGTCCAGGCCGCGCTGGGCGATGTCGGTGGCCACCAGGACGCGGATCTCTCCGCGCTTGAACTGCTCGATCGCCTGCGTGCGTTGCGCCTGCGACTTGTCGGCATGCATCGCCGTCGCCTCGATCCCCGCGTCACGCAGGTCGTGCACGACGCGGTCCGCGCCGCTCTTGGTTCGCGTGAAGACCAGCACCGAGTCCATCTCCGGCTGGCGGAGGAGCTCCACGAGCAGGTCGTTCTTGCGCCCGCGTGGCACCGGGTAGACGGCGTGGCGCACCGTGCTCGCCGCCGACGAGCGCCGCCCCACCTGCACCACCACCGGGCGGCGCAGGTACTTGCGCGCCAGGGCCTCGACCTCGGGCGGCATGGTGGCGCTGAAGAGGAGCGTTTGGCGATAGGGGGGGACGCCGGAGACGATCCGGCTGATTTGCGGGGCGAACCCCATGTCCAGCATGCGGTCGGCCTCGTCGAGCACGAGGATCTCGAGCGACTCGAGCGACGCGTTGCGCTTCTCCATGTGGTCGATGAAGCGCCCGGGGGTGGCGACGATGACGTCGACGCCGCGCTGGAGCGCCTTCTCCTGCGGCTCGTACGGGACCCCGCCGTAGATCGGCGCGACCTCGACGCTGGTGAACTGCCCGTACTTGCGGAAGCTCTCGTCCACCTGCTGGCACAGCTCGCGCGTGGGCGTGAGGATGAGGCAGCGGAGCCGCCTGGGCCCGCCCAGCAGCCGATGCAGGATCGGGAGGGTGAAGGCCGCGGTCTTCCCCGTCCCCGTCTGCGCCAGCCCCATCACGTCGCGCCCCTGCATGGCGATGGGAATCGCATCGCGCTGGATCGGGGTCGGGGCGCGGTAGCCGGCAGCCGCAACGGCGCGGACCACCTCGGGCGCCAGGCCTAACGAGGCGAACGCCTCCCCGGCTTCGGCGGGAGCGACGTCGTCCGCGGGTCGGCCGTCGTCCGGGCCATCCGGCACGGCCGGTGCGGCGGCGCCGGCCACGTCGGGCGGCGCTGCGTCGGGGGCCGAAGGCGCCGCCGATGGAACGAGTGCGTCGGGGGGCGAGGGTCGCTTGGTCGTGCGTTTGCGCTGGCGCGTGGCAGGTCGCGTGGTCGTCATTCCGCGTGTCGTTGTCTGTTCCTCGGAAGCTAAGTGCCGGACGCAGGGCGACGCCACCGCCGCGGCCAACCGCCTGCGCCCACTGCCGCCGCGACTCACTGCCGCCGCGGCGTACAGCCGCCGCGACTCACTGCCGTCGCGGCGCACGACCCGGTGGGCGCGCAGCCCCGGCTAGGGGTGCGCCGCCAGGTGGGGGAGCAGCTCGTCGAGCACCCGCAGCGGCACTTCCTCGGCCAGGACGTGCCCCGCGCGGGCGATGACGCGCGCACGCCAGCGCGGCCGCCCAGCGGTGCGCGCCACGGACTCGGCGCCCCGTATCAACAGGTCTTGCCCCCCGAGGAGGACGAGGACCGGGGCGGTGATCGCGTCCAGCTCGGGGTCGGTGCGCGGCTCCAGGCGGTACCGATGGAGGAGCGCCCGCAGTGCCCAGCTGAAGGCGGGGTCGCGGGAGGGGGCCCAGTACTCGTCGGCGTCGCGCACCGCGAAATCGCCTAACGTCCCGTTGATGGCGCGAATCGCCAGGGGAATCGTCCACGGGGGAACGGCGTACTGCACGAGCGGCGCGGCAAACCCCGGCGTCGCCAGCCGGGCCAGCGCGAGGAAGCGCACGGGAGCCAGCCCCACCGGGGCCAGGAGGGTGAGCGACGACAGGCGCTCCGGCTGGCGCCGCGCCACGTCCAGCGCCACGCCGCCGCCTAACGAATGGGCGACGAGGGCGAGGCGTGCGCAGCCGAGGGCGTCGAGCACGCACGCCACGTGGTCGGCCATCGCCTCGCCCGAGTACAGCGCCGCGTCGCGCGGCTTGTCCGATCCGCCATGTCCGCGCAGGTCCATCGCGATCACGCGCCGCCCCAGCCCCATCACCGAGGGGAGGAGCTTGCGGTAGAAGTAGGCCGACGCGCCCCATCCGTGCACGAACAGCACCGGCGGGGCCGCGGCGTCGCCCCCCTCGACGAGGCGCACCCGCTCCCCGTTGCCGAGCCTGAGCTGCCGGGTTTCGAGCCCGGCCTCGTGGGCGGGGTAGCACTCGTCAGGCGAGAGCCGCCCGCGAAGGACGCTGACCAGCACGTGGACCTGTGGAAGGAGGGAGCGGTTCCTCCCAAAGTTGCCGCGCCCGCGCGTGGAATTGAAGCACGACGAACGACGGCGAGCCCTCGCACGACGCACGTGCCTGGACTCGCCGCCTACGCCGCACCCTCCTGCGATGCGACGCGTTCATGTCGCGGCTACTTCCCCGCCTTGACCTCGATCTTCCGCCCCTTGGCGACATCGTCCGACGCCTTGGGCATCGTCACCACCAGGACGCCATTCCGGAACTCGGCCGTGATCCTGGCCGGGTCGATCCGGCGTGGCAGGGTGAACGAGCGGGAGAAGCTTCCATAGTAGCGCTCGAACATGTGGAACTTCGGCTCCTCCTTCTCCTCGCGCTTCTCCTCGAGCTTCTCGCCCCGGATCGTCAGGATGTCGGCCTCGAACGAGACGTCGAGGTCCTTGCCATCCAGCCCGGGAAGCTCGGCGGTCAGGACCAGCGCATCGGGTTTCTCGACGATCTCGACCGGCGGCATCCACCCCACGGTCTCCATCGGAAACCGTTCCATCATCGGCGGCTGGTTGAACATGCGCAGCAGGCGATTCTGCATCTCGTCCATCTCCCGGAGCGCACTGGAAAAGATGGGCGTGGTGCGCGGCAGCAACTGTCTGGTCATACGGCCCTCCATGCTCGGACATCACGCGTCGATGCATCCACCATCGACACACGCAAGGTGGCGTGTTGCCGCCCTTCCGTCTGTAGGGCGCGTCGCGGATCGACTGCCAGTGTTCGGCCTACGTATCGGCGCGGGCCGGGACCCGACCCAGGTGGGGCGCGACGGTCAGGCGAGCTCCACCTCGCGCCCCGCCGCGCGCGCGATGATCCCGAGTCGCGTCGTCACCTCGGCCGAAACGGCGTCCGCATCCCGGCGCGCGTCGAGCGGGTACATCGCCCACGCCTCACACAGCGACGGCGCCCTCGGAGGCCCCCCGCGCGACGCCCGCCAGATCCCGTCGCGGTCGCACCCCCGCACGACCAGCTCGTACGCCTGTCCCCACGCCTCATGCGTCTGCATGAGGCCAAGGCGGGCAAGCGTCTCGAGCCAGAACAGCGTCGTCGCGACATCACCGGTGGGAGCGCTCCGCCCGGTCAGCGGGTCTCCCAGCACGAGCTGCGGCTGCGGGAGGAGGGCGTCGCCCACCTGCTGTTGCACTTCCTTCTGCCCGACCGGCCGGATGAGGTACTCGCGCAGTTCCTTGAGGAACTCGTGGTTCTCGTGCCGGTACAGCGGCATGTGGGCGAGCATCACCAGGAGCGAGACGGAGGGCGGCGTCGCATCGGGCGAGATGGCATGCTTGTTCCCGATGCGAACCCAGGGATCCTCGGCCAGCGGCGACTGCAGGAAGTCGCGGACGCGCTGCACCATGCGGTTGGCGCACCCGCGCAGCCTGGGATCGCTCTCGTAGCCGAGGCGGGCCAATACCGCCGCCGCCGCCTCCCGCAGCCGCCGCCGACCGTAGCGCCGATAGTCCGCCCCCGTCCCCCGCGCCCCCAGCTCGAAGAGGTAAGCCGGGTCGTTGTCTTCGGCGAGCAGGCGGAAGAGCGTTCTGCGCGCCACGAGGAATGGGGGAAAATCGGGGTCGTACCCCAGCTCGAGGAGCCGATGCACCGCGGGGATCGTCCCGATCGCGTCATCCAGCTTCCGCGCACCGTCGCTCGGGATCTCGAGCATCGATCCGTTCCAGGTGCCATCGATCCGCTGGGAGACGGCGAGGCGCAGCCCCGGGAAGTACGCCAAGGGGATGGAGGGGAGCCGCTCCGCTGCATCCGCAAGCATGGCAACGGACTTGATGGCGCGATACTGTACCGGAGGCGACCCGTTGGTGATAATCCATTCCAAGGGGAAGCGCAGCGGTTCGGGGCCGGAAACGTCGGCTGCAACGATCTCGGGGAGATTCTGCGGCAGGGTCACGGGACCAATCCACCTCGCAAGTTGTTGCACGACATACAACTAAACTGCGACGCCGGCGGCGCGCGGACCCGCCGCCCCATACGTTATCAGTTTAGAGAAACGGCGCTAGAGGTCCCGCGCCCTGCGCTTGTCCGGGGAGCGGGTGCTCTCCAATTTGCCCTTTCTGACGTTCACCGTACCGACATGCCACCAGACGCCTCCTCGCCCCCCTTGCCACACCGGCGCCGCCGTGCGCGGTGAATTCGTCGATGTGGGCGGTGCGCGCCTCTACTACTATGCCGCTGGCACGCGCGGCGTAGGGGAGCCGGTCGTCTTCATTCACGGCTTCCCCACCTCATCGCATCTCTGGGGCGAGGTCGTCCCGCTGGTCCCCAAGGGGCACCGCGTGGTGGTCCTCGACCTCCTCGGCTACGGGCGGAGCGACCCTCCTGGCGGGGCGGAGCTCTCACTGCGGGCGCATGCCGATCGCGTCATCGCGCTCCTCGACGCGCTCGGGATCAACTACGCCACCATCGTCGGGCACGACATCGGCGGTGGGATCGCGCAATCCCTGGCCATCCGCTATCCCACGCGGGTTTCGCGATTGTGCCTCATCAACTCGGTGGCCTTCGACGCCTGGCCGGGACGGGAGGTGAAGCTGGTACGGGCAACGATGCCGCTGACGCGCCACCTCCCCGCCACGTGGATTCTCTCCGTCCTCCGCGCCGACCTGCTGCGCGGCTATGTCGTCTCGGAACGGGGGGCCCACTCCATCGAGCAGTTCGTGCGCCCCTTTGCGACCGATGCCGGGCGCGACGTCCTCATCGCGCACCTGGCGGCGCTGGACCCCGCGGAAACAAAGGCGTTCGCCCCGCGGTTGAAGGATATCGTGGCACCGACGGCGATCGTGTGGGGCGCCGAGGATCCCTTCCTGCCGCGCGACATTCCGCAGCGGCTGGCGGAGGCGATTCCTGGCGCCACGCTCGACGTGGTGTCCGACATGCGACACTTCACCCCGGAAGAGGCGCCCGAACGGGTGGCCTCGGCCCTCACCGCGCTCCTCGCCCGATGACCGCGCCGCGACTCGACACCTTCCGTGCCATGGTGGCGCGAAACCCGGCAAACCCGCTGGCGCGCTTCGGGCTGGCCAACGAGCTGTTGAAGGCGGAGTTGTGGGAGGAAGCCCGCGAGCACCTTGTCGCCTACCTCGCCGCGTTCGACGACGAAGGCAATGGCTACGGGCGCCTCGCGCAGGCCTGTGAAGCGTTAGGCAGGACCGAGGAGGCCCGCGAGGCATTGCGGCGCGGCATCGCCGCGGCGAACCGCTTCGGGCACCCCGGGCTGGCCGGCGAGCTCGCCGGCCGACTCGACGACCTGGAGGAATCCGCGTGACTCGTCTCGTCCTGGGCGCGCTCGCCGCCCTTGCCTTCTGCACCCTCGACATCCCGGCGCTGGCGGCCCAGCAGCCGGCCCCGGTCGCCGCCCGCCCCGTCGGCATCGGCACGCGCGTGCGGATCTCCGCCCCCACGATGCGGCGCGACCGCTTCGTGGGACGCGTCGACTCGCTCGACGCCGAGGCCGTCACCCTCGACACCGCGGGGGTGCGCCGCCGTCTCGGCTTCGAGATGGGACCGGTCCTCGTCGAATCCTATCGCCGCGTCACGATCCGGACCTCGGCGATCGAGCGCATCGAGGTCAGTTCCGGCCGTACGACGCGCGGCGCGACCGTGAAGGGGATCGTCATCGGCGGCTTGACCGGCGCCCTCCTCATCGGGTTCGGGCAGCTGCCGGAGGTGAACCCGCGGGCGAAGGACTTCCTCAAGGGGGCCCCGGTGGGGCTCGCGCTGGGCGCGGTGGTCGGCGGGCTCGTGGGCTACGCGTTAGGCGGCGAGCGCTGGGTCCCGGGCGAGCTCCCCCGCTAGCTGCCGCCCCGCCGGCGGCGCCCCGCAACACGCCCCGCAACACGCCGCGCCGCACCACGCCGTACCACGCCGCGCCGCGGCGTCCCGCCGCCTTACCGGACTTCTCGCGCCGCGTCGAGGACGTGGGCGATGTCGCGCGAGAGCGCCCTCGCCTCCTGCGTCGCCGAGGAGACGTCGTCGAGGGCCGACTGCACCCCCGCCGAGCGCAGGGCGATCATGTCGAGGCGCATGTTCTGCAGCACCAGCGATGCGCTGTCGAGCTGCGAGCGCAGCGTCTCGTGCCGCGACAGGAGGTCGGCCATCGTCGTGCGCTGGCGCTCGAGGAGCTGGATGCGCTGGTCGCGCTCCCGCGACTCCGGCTGCGCCCGTGCCGCTTGCAGCCGCTGCTCGAGTTCGGCCACCGCGGCGGGGCGCACATCCTCCTCGAGGCGATGCAGCGCCTGGGCCAGCGCGGCCACGCGCTCGGCGAGGGCGTCGACCGTCGGCGCCACGTCGGGGATGAGGTCGCGATCTGCTTTCGATAGTTTGGCGAGCACGTCCTGCACGGCCAGGCGATCGGACGCCGCGCGCCGCACCTGGTCGCCATACGGCCCGGCCAGGACGTCGTCGGGCACCATCCGGCGCGCCAGCTGCGCGGGTGACGGGAGTCCCGCCCCGGCCCCGGCCGCGGCCCCGCCGGCGAACGCCCCCGCCTGCAGGGCGCGCCGTGCCTCCCTCCCGAAGATGTCCTTGAACCGCACGCCGTCGGCCCAGAGCGCCGCGAGCCGCTGCGCCAGCGGGATCGCCATCCCGGCCGCCGGGAAGAGGAACCAGAGGAAGTCGGGGGAGAAGACCAGGTTGATCGCCGCGAGAAACCCCACCGTCACCGCCGAACTGGCGGTGCGACGTCGGAAGGCGCGGATCCGGTCGACGACGCTCATCTGGCCGAACGATTCCAGGCTCTCCTTCCCGCGGAGCGCGGCGCGTTCACGGCGCAGCTCGTGGCGCGAGAGCCTCCCGCGCTCGCGCACGTCGCGCCACGATTCGGGCATCCAGGGGGGGACGGGCGGAAGGGGGAGCAATTCCTGGTTTGGGCGCCTTGCGTCCGCCCCCCCCCATCCGGCATTGGCGGCGTCGATGGCGTCGCGCCCCGCCTCGGACGCGGCGCGCACCGCGTCGCGGCCGAGCGCCCGGGCGTCGTCGTGTGCTCCCCGCACGATGTCGCGCACGCTCGCGGCGATGCCCTGCTCCTGCGGGGCGCGATGCTTCCACGCGGACGAGAGACGGTCGGACTGCGGATCCGGCCGGCGTCCCGATTCGGCCGGCGGGAGCGGCGCACTGGCGGGGCGTGCCGCGAGCCCGTCCTCGATGGCGGCGATGGCATCGCGAAAGGCCGCGGCATGCTCCCACCGATCCTCGGGACGCTTCGCCATGGCGCGGTCGATGGCGGCGACGAGGGGCGGCGGGAGGTCGGCCCGGCGCTCGCGCAGCGGACGGGGGGTATCGCTGATGTGCTTCATCAGCATCGCGGGGGTGTTGGACGCCTGGAACGGGAGTTCGCCCGAGAGCATCTGGTAGCCCACGATTGCCAGCGAGTAGAGGTCGGCGCGCCCATCCACCTCCCGCTCGCCCATCGCCTGCTCCGGGGACATGTAGGCCGGGGTGCCGACGGCGATCCCCGTCACGGTGAGCCGGGCATCGCCCTCGGCGGCCCGGGCAATGCCGAAGTCCGTGACGAGGGGGCGCCCGGTGACGCGATCGATGAGGATGTTGTCGGGCTTGATGTCGCGATGGACGATCCCGTGCGCGTGGGCATAGGCCAGCGCGTCGGCGACGCCGCGGAGGATGCGGCAGACTTCGGCGAGGGGGGGGCGCCGCACCGTCGCCAGGCGCAACGCCAGCGGTTCTCCCTCCACCAGCGCCATCACGAAGCAGACCAGCCCGTCGCGTTCCTCGACCGCGTAGATGGGGACGATGTTGGGGTGGTTCAGCTGGGCCGCGGTCTGCGCCTCGCGCAGGAAGCGCTGCCGCACGTCCTCGCGGTACGCCAGCTCGGGGGGGAGGACCTTGATGGCGACGGCGCGGCGCAGCTTGCGGTCGAGGGCGCGATACACCACGCCCATCCCCCCGCGTCCGAGCTCGCCCTCGATCTCGTAGGCGCTCCCCAGCGCTGCGTCGACGCGTTCGCGAAGGATATCGGTCATCGGCTGCCGGAGGCGCTGGGCGCGGGTGACGGACGGACCGTCGCCGCGCGGGCGCTAGCCCCGTCCTCCCAGCTTCAGCTTGGCCATCTCGTCGCGCGCGTACACGGCGGCGTCCACCTCGCGCCCCAGCGCGATCGCCTTCTCGGCGACCGAGGTGATGGTCTGGTAGTCCTGCGGCCCGCTGCGCAGGCGGACCACCTCGAGGCGCATGTTCTGGAGGGCCAGGACACAGCTCTCGAGCGTTTCGCGCGCATGCGACAGGCGACCGCCGAGATCGGCCACCGACCGACGTTGCCGCTTGAGGTACGCCAGGCGCCGCACGCGTTCCTCGCTCCCGCGGGCGTCGAGCGGATTGGCTTCGCCCTCGAGGCGGGTGATCTCCGCATCGAGTTGCGCCCCGGACTCGGGGCCGATGTTCCGTTCCAGCTCCGCCACCTGCAACGCGAGCCCCTCGACCCGCTGGTAGAGCGCCATCGCCGACGAGGGGACGTCGCCCAGCAGCGAGCGCTCCTTCTTGGGCAGCCCCTCGATGAGGCGGAGGATCTCGTCGCGGTTGCGCCGGGCGTCGTGCACCGACCGGGCGGCCGTCCCCGCGAGCGCCCCGAGCTGGGCGGCCGAGGCACCCGCACCGAGCGCCCCCGGCGTCCCCGCGCGGTCGAACAGCTCCGCCCCACGGCTCCCGCGCAGGCGGGCCCGATCGCGCACCTCGGTCCGCTTGGCCGGATCCCAGAGGGCGCGCACGTTGTCCACCCATTCGGCGACGACGTCGAAGAAGAGGCGGTCCTTCGGC is from Gemmatimonadetes bacterium SCN 70-22 and encodes:
- a CDS encoding 6-phosphofructokinase translates to MRIALSTGGGDAPGLNAVIRAAVLSATSRGWDVLGICRGYYGLLGEDDIIPLTRDAVRGIAHLGGTILRTTNRGNPFEFPVRQADGSFIEVDRSDEIFENARRMGIDAIVTIGGDGSLSIAQRLFERGMRIVGVPKTIDNDVSGTITTFGFDTAVNTAIEAIDKLHTTAESHDRVIVMEVMGRHAGFIALHAGVAGTADVILIPEIPFDIEKVCAKVRARDRAGRHFSIVVVAEGAFPVGGQESILGDSLPGQDKRVGGIAGRLAWEIQTRTGKESRSLVLGHLQRGGGPTGYDRLLATRFGGAVIEAVEQGKWGHMVALQSPHIVTVPFTEALRQPKRVDVNHDIVRTARATGISFGD
- a CDS encoding RNA helicase — its product is MAPEVVRAVAAAGYRAPTPIQRDAIPIAMQGRDVMGLAQTGTGKTAAFTLPILHRLLGGPRRLRCLILTPTRELCQQVDESFRKYGQFTSVEVAPIYGGVPYEPQEKALQRGVDVIVATPGRFIDHMEKRNASLESLEILVLDEADRMLDMGFAPQISRIVSGVPPYRQTLLFSATMPPEVEALARKYLRRPVVVQVGRRSSAASTVRHAVYPVPRGRKNDLLVELLRQPEMDSVLVFTRTKSGADRVVHDLRDAGIEATAMHADKSQAQRTQAIEQFKRGEIRVLVATDIAQRGLDISGITHVINYDVPSQAEDYVHRIGRTGRAASSGDAFTFMAADEIAMVRTIERVLGQPIERISIPGYDFGTVAVES